One Temnothorax longispinosus isolate EJ_2023e chromosome 8, Tlon_JGU_v1, whole genome shotgun sequence genomic region harbors:
- the LOC139817134 gene encoding uncharacterized protein produces the protein MTQQLLHQQKQLHIQQQKQQQQQQQKEQSLSLQIKQLQLELQRQQKQLQLQKPQQPQPQPQPGQEQPEQQLQQPPQQEQQQDKKRLRQGMGRGRARARWYSQRGRGRPWG, from the exons ATGACGCAGCAATTGCTGCACCAGCAGAAGCAGCTGCATATCCAGCAGCagaagcagcagcagcagcagcagcaaaaAGAGCAATCGCTGTCGCTGCAAATTAAGCAGCTGCAACTGGAATTGCAGCGCCAGCAGAAGCAACTGCAGCTACAGAAACCGCAGCAACCGCAGCCGCAGCCGCAACCGGGACAGGAACAGCCGGAGCAGCAGCTGCAACAGCCACCGCAGCAAGAGCAGCAACAAGATAAAAAGA gacTCCGACAAGGAATGGGACGTgggcgagcgcgcgcgcgctggtATTCTCAGCGGGGACGTGGCCGCCCCTGGGGATAA